A window of Tripterygium wilfordii isolate XIE 37 chromosome 7, ASM1340144v1, whole genome shotgun sequence contains these coding sequences:
- the LOC120002563 gene encoding putative glucose-6-phosphate 1-epimerase produces MRRGMSEEKTYVEYSKGVNGFDKVTLREVRGCSAEIYLYGGQVTSWKNEYGEELLFVSSKVLSMYATSLILNPGVTSHTFYECRLRVTLGPGGDLMLTSRIRNTNTDGKSFTFTFAYHTYFAVSDISEVRVEGLETLDYLDNLKSRERFTEQGDAIIFESEVDKVCLGTPTKLAILDHERKRTFVLRKDGLPDAVVWNPWDRKAKSIPDFGDEEYKHMLCVEAACVEKPITLKPGEEWRGRQELSAVPSSYCSGQLDPQKALQGS; encoded by the exons ATGCGCAGAGGGATGTCAGAGGAGAAAACGTACGTGGAGTACAGCAAGGGCGTTAATGGCTTCGACAAGGTTACTCTCAGGGAGGTCCGCGGCTGTTCTGCTGAG ATATATCTCTACGGGGGTCAAGTGACATCTTGGAAGAATGAATATGGTGAAGAGTTGCTTTTCGTCAGCAGTAAG GTGTTAAGCATGTATGCCACCTCATTAATTTTAAACCCAGGAGTTACCAGTCATACATT CTATGAATGTCGCTTAAGGGTAACTCTGGGACCTGGAGGAGATTTGATGTTGACATCTCGAATTCGAAATACAAACACAGACGGGAAGTCATTTACATTCACATTTGCCTATCACACCTATTTTGCCGTTTCAGATATCAG TGAAGTTCGCGTAGAAGGTCTAGAGACTCTGGACTATCTAGATAACCTGAAGAGCAGAGAACGATTTACTGAACAAGGGGATGCAATAATATTTGAATCAGAG GTGGATAAGGTATGTCTTGGTACCCCGACTAAACTCGCTATTCTGGACCACGAGAGAAAAAGAACATTTGTACTGCGGAAGGATGGACTCCCAGATGCTG TGGTTTGGAATCCCTGGGATAGAAAAGCTAAGTCAATTCCTGATTTTGGAGATGAAGAGTACAAGCATATGCTCTGCGTAGAGGCTGCCTGTGTGGAGAAGCCTATTACTTTGAAACCTGGTGAAGAGTGGAGAGGAAGACAGGAGCTGTCTGCTGTTCCCTCCAGTTATTGTAGTGGGCAACTTGACCCTCAGAAAGCACTTCAGGGTAGCTGA
- the LOC120002564 gene encoding protein FAR1-RELATED SEQUENCE 1-like: MYCGIILVEYNADLIMFKVEEDIVFGEKGRKEVVFTVYFDKGTSSVKCSCCRDQFRGTLCRHVTIVLIQNRQYLVPAYYIFSHWRKDVRRCHSRVKINYEGWIVTSKQCQYNELCKLFTSVVDLAAMSEDKYKSLINWIENASRTMTTSVGDSVLPGTSQNDPIIKRTKGHPRSLRKENIFKRKCVGSVRDEVVSTTTSTLIIDEITE; the protein is encoded by the exons ATGTATTGTGGGATAATATTGGTTGAGTACAATGCGGACTTGATAATGTTTAAGGTGGAAGAAGATATTGTTTTTGGGGAGAAAGGTAGGAAGGAAGTTGTGTTTACGGTGTATTTTGATAAAGGAACATCCTCAGTGAAGTGTAGTTGTTGCAGAGATCAATTTAGAGGAACATTATGTAGGCACGTCACTATTGTGTTAATCCAAAATCGTCAATATTTGGTTCCAGCTTATTACATCTTTAGCCATTGGAGGAAAGACGTGAGGAGATGTCATTCTCGAGTCAAAATTAATTACGAGGGATGGATTGTCACATCGAAGCAGTGCCAATATAATgagttgtgtaaattgttcacCTCGGTGGTAGACTTGGCAGCAATGAGTGAAGATAAATATAAGTCATTGATTAACTGGATAGAGAATGCATCCAGGACAATGACAACCAGTGTTGGTGATTCTGTTTTACCTGGAACAAGCCAAAATGATCCGATAATCAAAAGGACAAAGGGACATCCTCGTAGTTTGAGGAAGGAAAATATATTTAAGAGAAAATGTGTCGGAAGTGTTCGAGATGAGGTTGTATCAACAACAACATCGACTTTAATAATTGATGAAATAACG GAATAA